In the Apteryx mantelli isolate bAptMan1 chromosome 13, bAptMan1.hap1, whole genome shotgun sequence genome, one interval contains:
- the OGT gene encoding UDP-N-acetylglucosamine--peptide N-acetylglucosaminyltransferase 110 kDa subunit isoform X4 — protein sequence MMRNMACYLKAIETQPNFAVAWSNLGCVFNAQGEIWLAIHHFEKAVTLDPNFLDAYINLGNVLKEARIFDRAVAAYLRALSLSPNHAVVHGNLACVYYEQGLIDLAIDTYRRAIELQPHFPDAYCNLANALKEKGSVAEAEECYNTALRLCPTHADSLNNLANIKREQGNIEEAVRLYRKALEVFPEFAAAHSNLASVLQQQGKLQEALMHYKEAIRISPTFADAYSNMGNTLKEMQDVQGALQCYTRAIQINPAFADAHSNLASIHKDSGNIPEAIASYRTALKLKPDFPDAYCNLAHCLQIVCDWTDYDERMKKLVSIVADQLEKNRLPSVHPHHSMLYPLSHSFRKAIAERHGNLCLDKINVLHKPPYEHPKDLKASEGRLRIGYVSSDFGNHPTSHLMQSIPGMHNPDKFEVFCYALSPDDGTNFRVKVMAEANHFIDLSQIPCNGKAADRIHQDGIHILINMNGYTKGARNELFALRPAPIQAMWLGYPGTSGALFMDYIITDKETSPVEVAEQYSEKLAYMPNTFFIGDHANMFPHLKKKAVIDFKSNGHIYDNRIVLNGIDLKAFLDSLPDVKIVKMKCPDSGDNTDSNAALSMPVIPMNTIAEAVIEMINRGQIQITINGFNISNGLATTQINNKAATGEEVPRTIIVTTRSQYGLPEDAVVYCNFNQLYKIDPSTLQMWANILKRVPNSVLWLLRFPAVGEPNIQQYAQNLGLSQNRIIFSPVAPKEEHVRRGQLADVCLDTPLCNGHTTGMDVLWAGTPMVTMPGETLASRVAASQLTCLGCLELIAKSRQEYEDIAVKLGTDLEYLKKIRGKVWKQRISSPLFNTKQYTMDLERLYLQMWDHYAAGNKPDHMIKPVEASESA from the exons AGCTGTAGCAGCTTACCTGCGAGCCTTGAGTTTGAGTCCAAATCATGCAGTTGTGCACGGTAACCTTGCCTGTGTGTATTATGAGCAAGGACTGATAGACCTGGCAATAGACACCTACAGGAGGGCTATTGAACTGCAGCCCCACTTCCCTGATGCCTATTGCAACTTGGCCAATGCCTTGAAGGAGAAAGGCAGT GTGGCTGAAGCAGAGGAGTGTTACAATACAGCTCTCCGACTCTGTCCCACACATGCAGACTCTCTCAATAATCTAGCAAACATCAAGCGGGAACAGGGGAACATTGAAGAAGCTGTTCGCCTTTATCGGAAAGCTCTCGAG gtaTTTCCAGAGTTTGCTGCTGCACATTCAAATTTAGCAAGTGTTCTGCAACAGCAAGGAAAGTTACAGGAAGCTCTGATGCATTACAAAGAGGCTATTAG AATCAGTCCCACATTTGCAGATGCTTATTCCAATATGGGAAATACTTTGAAGGAAATGCAGGATGTTCAGGGAGCTTTGCAGTGCTACACTCGTGCCATTCAGATAAATCCAGCTTTTGCTGATGCCCACAGCAACCTGGCCTCTATTCACAAG GATTCAGGGAATATACCAGAAGCCATTGCCTCTTATCGCACTGCTCTGAAACTGAAACCTGACTTCCCAGATGCCTACTGCAACTTGGCCCACTGCTTACAG ATTGTCTGTGACTGGACAGACTATGATGAGAGAATGAAGAAGCTGGTTAGCATTGTTGCTgatcagctggaaaaaaacaggctGCCTTCTGTCCACCCTCATCATAGTATGCTGTATCCCCTTTCTCACAGTTTCAGGAAGGCTATTGCTGAGAGACATGGAAATCTCTGCTTGGACAAG ATTAATGTTCTTCACAAGCCACCATATGAGCATCCAAAGGATTTGAAGGCCAGTGAAGGTCGACTTCGTATTGGCTATGTGAGCTCTGATTTTGGAAACCATCCAACCTCCCACCTAATGCAGTCAATCCCAGGAATGCATAACCCAGACAAATTTGAG GTATTCTGTTATGCCCTGAGTCCTGATGATGGTACAAACTTCCGTGTAAAGGTGATGGCTGAAGCAAATCATTTCATTGACTTATCTCAG atACCATGTAATGGAAAAGCAGCAGACCGCATTCACCAGGATGGGATACACATTCTCATTAACATGAATGGCTACACAAAAGGAGCCCGCAATGAGTTATTTGCCTTGAGACCAGCACCTATTCAG GCGATGTGGCTAGGGTACCCTGGAACCAGTGGGGCGTTGTTCATGGATTATATCATCACAGATAAAGAAACTTCCCCGGTTGAGGTGGCTGAGCAGTATTCTGAGAAATTAGCTTACATGCCAAACACTTTCTTTATTGGAGACCATGCCAACATGTTTCCCCATCTGAAG AAAAAAGCAGTCATTGATTTCAAGTCCAATGGTCATATTTATGATAACAGAATTGTTCTGAATGGCATCGACTTGAAGGCTTTCCTTGACAGCCTCCCTGATGTCAAAATTGTTAAG atgAAGTGTCCTGATAGCGGAGACAATACAGATAGCAATGCTGCCCTCAGTATGCCAGTCATTCCTATGAATACAATTGCAGAAGCTGTGATCGAGATGATAAATCGTGGCCAAATTCAGATAACAATCAATGGATTCAACATTAGTAATGGACTAGCAACTACTCAG aTTAACaacaaagcagcaactggagaagaAGTTCCACGAACTATCATTGTTACTACCCGTTCCCAGTATGGATTACCAGAGGATGCTGTTGTATACTGTAACTTTAATCAGCTGTATAAGATTGACCCTTCCACTTTACAAATGTGGGCTAAT ATCCTAAAAAGAGTTCCAAATAGCGTGCTGTGGCTATTACGTTTCCCAGCTGTAGGAGAACCCAATATTCAGCAATACGCACAAAACTTGGGTCTTTCCCAAAACCGAATCATCTTTTCTCCTGTTGCCCCCAAAGAGGAACATGTGAGGAGAGGCCAATTGGCTGATGTTTGTCTAGACACTCCGCTTTGCAACGGGCACACAACTGGCATGGACGTACTCTGGGCTGGGACTCCTATGGTCACTATGCCAG GTGAGACTCTGGCATCGCGAGTTGCTGCTTCCCAGCTTACTTGCCTCGGTTGTCTTGAGCTCATTGCAAAAAGTCGGCAGGAATATGAGGATATTGCTGTGAAACTGGGAACTGATCTGGAATA CCTGAAAAAAATACGTGGCAAAGTCTGGAAGCAGAGAATATCCAGTCCTTTGTTCAACACCAAACAATATACAATGGACCTGGAGCGGCTTTATCTTCAGATGTGGGATCACTATGCTGCTGGCAACAAACCAGACCACATGATTAAGCCAGTAGAGGCCAGTGAATCTGCAtga
- the OGT gene encoding UDP-N-acetylglucosamine--peptide N-acetylglucosaminyltransferase 110 kDa subunit isoform X5, which produces MSKIRKFAVTLDPNFLDAYINLGNVLKEARIFDRAVAAYLRALSLSPNHAVVHGNLACVYYEQGLIDLAIDTYRRAIELQPHFPDAYCNLANALKEKGSVAEAEECYNTALRLCPTHADSLNNLANIKREQGNIEEAVRLYRKALEVFPEFAAAHSNLASVLQQQGKLQEALMHYKEAIRISPTFADAYSNMGNTLKEMQDVQGALQCYTRAIQINPAFADAHSNLASIHKDSGNIPEAIASYRTALKLKPDFPDAYCNLAHCLQIVCDWTDYDERMKKLVSIVADQLEKNRLPSVHPHHSMLYPLSHSFRKAIAERHGNLCLDKINVLHKPPYEHPKDLKASEGRLRIGYVSSDFGNHPTSHLMQSIPGMHNPDKFEVFCYALSPDDGTNFRVKVMAEANHFIDLSQIPCNGKAADRIHQDGIHILINMNGYTKGARNELFALRPAPIQAMWLGYPGTSGALFMDYIITDKETSPVEVAEQYSEKLAYMPNTFFIGDHANMFPHLKKKAVIDFKSNGHIYDNRIVLNGIDLKAFLDSLPDVKIVKMKCPDSGDNTDSNAALSMPVIPMNTIAEAVIEMINRGQIQITINGFNISNGLATTQINNKAATGEEVPRTIIVTTRSQYGLPEDAVVYCNFNQLYKIDPSTLQMWANILKRVPNSVLWLLRFPAVGEPNIQQYAQNLGLSQNRIIFSPVAPKEEHVRRGQLADVCLDTPLCNGHTTGMDVLWAGTPMVTMPGETLASRVAASQLTCLGCLELIAKSRQEYEDIAVKLGTDLEYLKKIRGKVWKQRISSPLFNTKQYTMDLERLYLQMWDHYAAGNKPDHMIKPVEASESA; this is translated from the exons AGCTGTAGCAGCTTACCTGCGAGCCTTGAGTTTGAGTCCAAATCATGCAGTTGTGCACGGTAACCTTGCCTGTGTGTATTATGAGCAAGGACTGATAGACCTGGCAATAGACACCTACAGGAGGGCTATTGAACTGCAGCCCCACTTCCCTGATGCCTATTGCAACTTGGCCAATGCCTTGAAGGAGAAAGGCAGT GTGGCTGAAGCAGAGGAGTGTTACAATACAGCTCTCCGACTCTGTCCCACACATGCAGACTCTCTCAATAATCTAGCAAACATCAAGCGGGAACAGGGGAACATTGAAGAAGCTGTTCGCCTTTATCGGAAAGCTCTCGAG gtaTTTCCAGAGTTTGCTGCTGCACATTCAAATTTAGCAAGTGTTCTGCAACAGCAAGGAAAGTTACAGGAAGCTCTGATGCATTACAAAGAGGCTATTAG AATCAGTCCCACATTTGCAGATGCTTATTCCAATATGGGAAATACTTTGAAGGAAATGCAGGATGTTCAGGGAGCTTTGCAGTGCTACACTCGTGCCATTCAGATAAATCCAGCTTTTGCTGATGCCCACAGCAACCTGGCCTCTATTCACAAG GATTCAGGGAATATACCAGAAGCCATTGCCTCTTATCGCACTGCTCTGAAACTGAAACCTGACTTCCCAGATGCCTACTGCAACTTGGCCCACTGCTTACAG ATTGTCTGTGACTGGACAGACTATGATGAGAGAATGAAGAAGCTGGTTAGCATTGTTGCTgatcagctggaaaaaaacaggctGCCTTCTGTCCACCCTCATCATAGTATGCTGTATCCCCTTTCTCACAGTTTCAGGAAGGCTATTGCTGAGAGACATGGAAATCTCTGCTTGGACAAG ATTAATGTTCTTCACAAGCCACCATATGAGCATCCAAAGGATTTGAAGGCCAGTGAAGGTCGACTTCGTATTGGCTATGTGAGCTCTGATTTTGGAAACCATCCAACCTCCCACCTAATGCAGTCAATCCCAGGAATGCATAACCCAGACAAATTTGAG GTATTCTGTTATGCCCTGAGTCCTGATGATGGTACAAACTTCCGTGTAAAGGTGATGGCTGAAGCAAATCATTTCATTGACTTATCTCAG atACCATGTAATGGAAAAGCAGCAGACCGCATTCACCAGGATGGGATACACATTCTCATTAACATGAATGGCTACACAAAAGGAGCCCGCAATGAGTTATTTGCCTTGAGACCAGCACCTATTCAG GCGATGTGGCTAGGGTACCCTGGAACCAGTGGGGCGTTGTTCATGGATTATATCATCACAGATAAAGAAACTTCCCCGGTTGAGGTGGCTGAGCAGTATTCTGAGAAATTAGCTTACATGCCAAACACTTTCTTTATTGGAGACCATGCCAACATGTTTCCCCATCTGAAG AAAAAAGCAGTCATTGATTTCAAGTCCAATGGTCATATTTATGATAACAGAATTGTTCTGAATGGCATCGACTTGAAGGCTTTCCTTGACAGCCTCCCTGATGTCAAAATTGTTAAG atgAAGTGTCCTGATAGCGGAGACAATACAGATAGCAATGCTGCCCTCAGTATGCCAGTCATTCCTATGAATACAATTGCAGAAGCTGTGATCGAGATGATAAATCGTGGCCAAATTCAGATAACAATCAATGGATTCAACATTAGTAATGGACTAGCAACTACTCAG aTTAACaacaaagcagcaactggagaagaAGTTCCACGAACTATCATTGTTACTACCCGTTCCCAGTATGGATTACCAGAGGATGCTGTTGTATACTGTAACTTTAATCAGCTGTATAAGATTGACCCTTCCACTTTACAAATGTGGGCTAAT ATCCTAAAAAGAGTTCCAAATAGCGTGCTGTGGCTATTACGTTTCCCAGCTGTAGGAGAACCCAATATTCAGCAATACGCACAAAACTTGGGTCTTTCCCAAAACCGAATCATCTTTTCTCCTGTTGCCCCCAAAGAGGAACATGTGAGGAGAGGCCAATTGGCTGATGTTTGTCTAGACACTCCGCTTTGCAACGGGCACACAACTGGCATGGACGTACTCTGGGCTGGGACTCCTATGGTCACTATGCCAG GTGAGACTCTGGCATCGCGAGTTGCTGCTTCCCAGCTTACTTGCCTCGGTTGTCTTGAGCTCATTGCAAAAAGTCGGCAGGAATATGAGGATATTGCTGTGAAACTGGGAACTGATCTGGAATA CCTGAAAAAAATACGTGGCAAAGTCTGGAAGCAGAGAATATCCAGTCCTTTGTTCAACACCAAACAATATACAATGGACCTGGAGCGGCTTTATCTTCAGATGTGGGATCACTATGCTGCTGGCAACAAACCAGACCACATGATTAAGCCAGTAGAGGCCAGTGAATCTGCAtga